In Hahella sp. KA22, one genomic interval encodes:
- a CDS encoding glycosyltransferase family 4 protein, producing MRTMRLLYLTPGLFPARRVDVGLLFGDGLPRHGVYSDIVAFRKPGAQEQEETWGGGEAILAKPPRRLKHLAVFMHMFKALAQSRRDRHDGVQVRDMPFIALMALIFTRLKGMPFLYWCSYPYPEGQIDRARRANGWKKITSLPLLLRGLLGRFVLYRLVLSQADHIFVQSERMKQDMAGRGAPAERMTPVPMGVDLERMQASVAAFDADATDDVCVDQRMRGRRALIYLGSLDYVRNIETLFEMASLLRWRLPNIVVAIVGDTNDQQHKAWLQERARQLGVDDILIWTGWLPMQEAWRYIRQAEVGLSPIPRSELLDCSSPTKLIEYMALGVPVVCNDNPDQQMVIDQSGAGLCVPYTAEAFANAAETLLKESPDMRRQRMENAIRYLRTHRDYPVIARKLAGTYFAIHEKACHEALKQGS from the coding sequence ATGAGAACGATGAGACTGCTTTATCTGACGCCTGGGTTGTTTCCCGCCAGACGAGTGGATGTGGGCCTGCTTTTTGGCGATGGTTTACCACGCCATGGCGTGTATTCCGACATTGTCGCGTTTCGCAAACCCGGCGCGCAGGAACAGGAGGAGACCTGGGGCGGCGGCGAGGCGATTCTGGCGAAACCGCCGCGCCGGCTCAAACATCTCGCCGTATTCATGCATATGTTCAAGGCGCTGGCCCAGTCCCGACGCGACCGGCATGACGGCGTACAGGTGCGGGACATGCCTTTTATCGCGCTAATGGCGCTGATATTCACCCGACTCAAAGGTATGCCGTTCCTGTACTGGTGCTCTTATCCCTATCCGGAAGGCCAGATAGACCGGGCGCGCCGGGCCAATGGTTGGAAGAAAATCACTTCACTGCCTTTGCTGTTGCGCGGACTGCTGGGACGCTTTGTTCTGTACCGGCTCGTACTGAGCCAGGCGGATCATATCTTTGTGCAGTCGGAGCGCATGAAGCAGGACATGGCGGGCCGCGGCGCGCCAGCGGAACGTATGACCCCGGTTCCCATGGGCGTGGATCTGGAGCGCATGCAGGCTTCCGTAGCGGCTTTTGATGCGGACGCCACAGACGATGTCTGCGTCGATCAGCGCATGCGGGGCCGACGCGCGCTGATTTATCTGGGCAGCCTGGATTACGTTCGCAACATCGAAACCCTGTTTGAAATGGCGTCGCTGCTGCGCTGGCGTCTTCCCAATATCGTTGTGGCCATCGTCGGCGACACCAACGATCAGCAACACAAGGCCTGGTTACAGGAACGGGCGCGGCAGTTGGGCGTTGACGATATTCTGATCTGGACCGGCTGGCTGCCGATGCAGGAAGCCTGGCGTTACATTCGTCAGGCGGAAGTGGGCTTGTCGCCCATTCCCAGGAGCGAGCTGCTTGACTGCTCCTCGCCGACCAAATTGATCGAATACATGGCGCTGGGCGTGCCCGTCGTCTGTAACGATAACCCGGATCAGCAAATGGTGATCGACCAATCCGGCGCGGGTTTGTGCGTTCCGTACACCGCTGAAGCATTTGCGAATGCAGCGGAAACCCTGCTCAAGGAATCCCCGGACATGCGTCGGCAAAGAATGGAAAACGCTATTCGTTATTTAAGAACTCACAGGGATTATCCAGTCATTGCAAGGAAATTGGCTGGAACCTACTTC